The stretch of DNA ACCCCTAAATATATTCAGGATAGTCAGATGTTATTTGGTCGGTATATTCATCATGTACCGACCTATAGTTTAACACCTGAAACCCAAAAGCAAACAGAAACCGCCTGGTCAGAAACCTTAGATTTATGGCGACAACATTTTGGAGCAGAAATTTTAGCAAATGCGAATTCAGAAAACCAATCTGATAAAGAATCACAAAAAACACCAAAAGTCGATTGTATTCATCCTGATGATTCTCATATAATCTAACTGAAACTGTCAGGATAATTTCTCAATTTATCTGAGTCCTTAAACAGTTTCTAGGGATTTTAAGAAGCTTTGAGCTTGAATAACTTTATCAACCATTCCCAAGTTTTCAAATTTGCTCAAAGCTTCTGTACCCCAATATCGAGATTTAGAAAAATTTCCTTCAACTTTTTCTAGGCGAGCTAGAGACAAATTATAACAGGCATTTAATTGACAATCATCGTATAGTAATGATGTCTGTAAACCCTGTTCTAATCGATATCGAGCTTGATAGAAGTCTCCTTTAACTAAAGCGATCCGAGCCATCCAATTTTGCAAGGCAAAAGTGATTCTTTGCCATCCGAATTGTTTGGCATTATCCCAAACTTTTTGATAAAGGGACTGAGCTAAAGAATATTGTTCTAGGTGAAAATAGATTTGCGGTTCATAGTAGTCAAGAATAATTTGCCATCGTTGCGATCGCTCTGGGTCAAGATGACAATATTTTAAAATGATTCTAGCTTGCCGTAAATAGTCTAAAGCTTGGGAATAATGTTGTTGTTGAAGATGCCAAACCGCTTGATTTTTTGTAAGTTTTAACTGTAAAATTGGGTCAGAATCAGAGGAAATTAGTTGAGATAACTTATCAGCTTCTTTCCAACTATTCATTAAGGTTAAAAGCCATGATTTTTCTAAGATTGCTTCTGTAATTGTGGCTGTATCTTTAAGGTCAGCAACTTGTAATAATCCTTCTACTTGCTCTAAACGTTTTTGGTAAGAACCATAAATATAACTATATTGTTGAGTATTTTGCAGAAGAATTTTTAACGATTGATAACGTTCAGGAGCCTGACACCATTTGATAAAAAGTTCTAAGTCTGACCAGTTTTGAGCTAATTTATTGCCATGGTTTGGCCAGTCTAAAATTTGATATTGTTCAGAGATGAATAGATATTGTTTGAGTCCAACTTCAGCTATTTGTAATGTTAA from Planktothrix serta PCC 8927 encodes:
- a CDS encoding glycine-rich domain-containing protein gives rise to the protein MNCVQKNITQTEVDFWGKLREIDLNPIRDWVIYKYQWNREKTLGAIAFYQMFLFLLYLYPNKIIVPPLPEIDLIWHEHILNTPKYIQDSQMLFGRYIHHVPTYSLTPETQKQTETAWSETLDLWRQHFGAEILANANSENQSDKESQKTPKVDCIHPDDSHII